In a genomic window of Gossypium arboreum isolate Shixiya-1 chromosome 9, ASM2569848v2, whole genome shotgun sequence:
- the LOC128280485 gene encoding beta-amyrin 11-oxidase-like has protein sequence MVLVFLWLIVAVIVGTFVLSFGFLKKPTGRDRNLQNLILQTQRYGETGIYKTNLFRNPSIIVCSPELCRKVLTDDEQFQLGYPLSSLVLDGMPSDYISGSGHKRFHRLTTSSLTRNEPLSLHIGSVEEIVTNALEECSKMKEPILFFHEMNKIAFKVIMTMFLGYATDDTVIASMEKSYTDLFSGLFCTPINIPGFAYHKAVKARKKLVKEIQGVLGEKRERKRNDPNSKIGLIDVIREAEDSKGEKLDEEYIIIILVMFLIAGRETSGRAATWATMYLHHHPHVLQKAKEEQEKIMKRRPSSQKGLTLSEIKQMKYLSKVIDETLRRRTNVFALFREAKNDTHLNGYFIPKGWKVLVWQNAVHMDPEIYPNPKEFLPSRWDGFKPKVGAFLPFGAGSSTCPGADLAKLVISIFLHCFILNYKWVYLKKFLIKLCFSSLYCIQFGNLVFNLVLQCYNQN, from the exons ATGGTATTAGTTTTCTTGTGGTTGATTGTTGCAGTAATTGTGGGAACATTTGTTCTTTCATTTGGATTCCTTAAGAAACCAACTGGGCGGGACAGGAACCTGCAAAATCTTATTCTTCAAACTCAAAG GTACGGTGAAACAGGGATTTATAAGACCAATTTGTTTCGGAACCCAAGCATCATAGTTTGTAGTCCGGAGCTATGTAGGAAGGTGTTGACAGATGATGAGCAATTTCAACTTGGTTACCCTCTTTCAAGTCTAGTTCTGGATGGAATGCCATCGGATTACATATCGGGTTCAGGTCACAAGCGATTTCACAGGCTAACAACGAGCAGTCTCACTCGAAACGAACCGCTCTCATTGCATATAGGGAGTGTTGAAGAAATTGTTACCAATGCATTGGAAGAATGTAGTAAGATGAAGGAACCAATCCTTTTCTTCCATGAGATGAATAAGATTGCTTTCAAAGTCATAATGACCATGTTCCTTGGCTATGCAACTGACGATACTGTTATCGCATCAATGGAGAAGTCTTATACAGATTTATTCTCTGGattattttgcactcctattaaCATCCCTGGTTTTGCATACCATAAAGCAGTCAAGGCAAGGAAGAAGCTGGTGAAAGAGATTCAAGGCGTATTGGGTGAAAAGAGAGAGAGGAAACGTAATGACCCAAACTCAAAGATCGGCCTAATTGATGTTATTAGGGAAGCTGAAGATTCGAAAGGAGAAAAATTGGATGaagaatatattattattatattagtgatGTTCTTGATTGCGGGTCGTGAAACTTCGGGACGTGCAGCTACATGGGCCACCATGTATCTCCATCATCATCCCCATGTGTTGCAAAAGGCCAAG GAAGAGCAAGAGAAAATCATGAAAAGAAGGCCTTCTTCCCAGAAAGGTTTAACCCTCTCCGAAATCAAACAAATGAAATATCTATCTAAG GTGATTGACGAAACATTACGAAGACGGACCAATGTTTTTGCACTATTTCGAGAGGCAAAAAATGATACTCATCTAAATG GGTACTTCATACCAAAAGGTTGGAAAGTATTGGTTTGGCAAAATGCAGTTCATATGGACCCTGAAATTTATCCCAACCcaaaagaattccttccttcaaGATGGGAT GGTTTTAAACCCAAGGTAGGAGCTTTTCTACCGTTTGGAGCAGGAAGTAGTACTTGTCCTGGAGCTGATCTAGCCAAACTTGTGATCTCCATTTTCCTTCATTGTTTCATCCTTAACTATAAGTGGGTTTACTTAAAAAAATTTCTTATCAAATTATGCTTTTCATCTCTATACTGTATTCAATTTggaaatttagtttttaatttagtACTTCAGTGTTATAATCAAAATTGA